The Drosophila subobscura isolate 14011-0131.10 chromosome A, UCBerk_Dsub_1.0, whole genome shotgun sequence genome includes the window aatagcTATCAATATGTATACGGATATGGCCTGCAAAGCAGTGGGGAGCGGGGCTGGGCTAGCAGCTGGGGCTCTagctaaaataatttaagagcGTACACTTGACGGTGGTACAGTCGGGCAGTGAGGTGAACAGCACGCAGGATAGCTTATAGTCATAGATAAACTCGCAAGTGGGGAAGCTGCAATGAGAGAGCGATAGTGGAGCGTGTGAGTGAGGGTGGTCAATGGGGAGCACAGACCCTCTCAGCTCACCTTGTTGTGAAAAACCAAGTGCACTTGAAATTGCACAATATGCCGTAGGGcttcttcagctgctccttcttgtTGACAATGGTGTTCTGCAGGTTGTAGCCATCGTAGCGCCGCCAGCAGTGATTGATGTTACCTGAGGAATGCAACCGTAGAGACGTGACCGTGGATGGCTCATTAAAGTCGCAATGAAAGCTACTTACGGCGTATGTGGTGGCTCCCGCCGTGGTGGTGGAAGTCGCGTCCCTCCAGCTGGCTGCCGTGCCCGTTGGTGGCCTCCACGCCTCTGCTGCCATCGAATAACAGCAGATACCACAGCACCACGGAGCTGACGATAAAGATATAAGTCACTAATTTGGCCATGTTCTCTTTCAACGATGTGGCTTCTTTTCTTGCTGCGGTTTGCTCAAGGTTAGGGTTTGGTTTAGGGTTTGCTCAGCTCTAATATGAGcgacgcagcaacagcagtagcagcagcacgagccCGTTCCTGAATTGGAAGCCTATTCTTCTGCTGACTCCCCCGCAAGAAACTGCAACGGCAGATTCTCCTCCTCTCAATTGTCGCTGCTTTCCGACGTGCTCAGTGCTGCAAGTCAAGTCTGCAAAGTTCGCAAATATCTGTATACGGTATATGTGAGTGGTTATGGCGATTGGCTTTTGGCGTTGGCGTTTAGCTTATACCTGTTGctctcgctgttgctgttgctgtcgctgtcgctgtcgttttCGTTGTCGCTGCGAATGTCGCCCCTGCactaaatacattttttgaaaAAGTGAATTTGCTGTGCCCAGAGCTCTGCTGGTGGGGCTATGGGCTCCTCCGGCTGTGCAGCGCTGCGTCGTAATACTCGTCACTCAGTTCAACGGGCTCGGGCTCCCGGAGCAGTACTGGACAGCACAATGGTCCACAGTGGTCCAGCCCGCCTGGGCACTTTGATGCCGTTTATTTTTGGATCTTCTCGgacaccagctgcagcaactaTTCAATTTGAGAGCGTGTTTTCGGTTCCCTCCGGCCCACTTCGGTCCGGTCTGTCACTCATTTCGCTAATTTAAATAATCAAACGCGAATTAGCTGCGACGCCGTGACGCTGTGATGtgatgttgtgtgtgtgtgcctgatGCCAACAACACGCTCCGATAGGGCTACTAACCTGGCCTCTGAGTTTCTCATTTTAAGATCTTTCCAGCGAATGCAGCTGTGATTCTCACGCAAGTTCAGCAGACTAACAGGCTCTATCCATACCAGGGATGGTAATCATTATAAGCGGTATTAACAAAATTATACGATAATGATTAGCTGTCAAGTTATATCGAAATTCACAATATAATGAATAATTCTGAGTAATATTTTACTAATCGATCAataatgattattttttgctcaaaaataaaactcaactTTAAATTGTGACTCCTTCTTACgtaggaaatggaaaagttaTATTAATTCTTCATCAGTGAGACAAGACCAAccataataaaaaaaacgagaagggacgtgtgagacgcttcttacgcgtcacaacttttatacccggcccTCAGAACTACAGCCTCAAAGTTTCCGCAAGTGaatgatttttttatttaaaaaataacatATAATCATTATTTGCAGTCCCTGGTCCAGACTGCTCCTACCATAGAGCGCAGtcgatttattttgtattttgggTCTCGCGTTTGCATCGCGTTTTAGTGTCAGAATTTAATCTTAGGGTGCAGCAGGAAGGGCCAGCCGGCGACTAGATTTTTCGAAAATATATCTATGGATAACATATTCAAATGTTTCCAAATTCTAATCCGCGAATTCGTGAATCTAGTTTTATTTCGCAGCTTGGAACTTACGATCTCGAATTTCTTcagcaaatacaaaaagctGTCAAGGTCTAAATATTGTGAGGAAAGTGATCCTCACACACATGAGGCATAGAGGGTTAACAATGGTCAGTTATCCGGCGACGCAGAGGAACTCATCGCCAGCCTGGTCATACCGGTGGCGAGCCGATCCCCCAGTCGAAGACGAGCGGAGAGTAGGGAGAGGACAGAAAGGCCGGCCTACGCAGACCCAAGGGAGCCGCGCAGCTCACACCAGAGGGGGGAGGAATATACGATAAGGCAGCCCCGCCTAAATTACGCCCACGTAGCCAAGCAGGTGAGGGAATGGTCTTTCCGTGTTGATGGAACGGCAAACCCACTGGAGTTCCTAGAGCAGGTCGAATGGTCAGCAGACATGTATGGTCTAGACCTGGATTTGATTCCGAGAGCTTTGCCAGAGCTGCTGAAGGATGTTGGCGTTGATGTGGTTCGTAGCGAACAACAAGCAGTGGCCGTCGTGAGAGCATTCTCGCGCAGTTTCCAGGCCCACTTCCTACCGAGAggatattttgaaaaattgcTGCAAGAGGTGAGGATCCGGAAGCAAAACCATTTCAGAGGAGAGAACCATTTCAAATGTATATGGTAGAAATGCAGACGCTCATGCGACCACTTAAGTGCACGCCCGACGAGCAGTTGAAGATGATCAGGGACAATAGCATGCCAGATCTGAGGATGTTTATCCGACCCTACAACTGCAAGGATCTGGAGAATCTGATGACATTGGCGGACGAGTTTGAGGCACTGGAGAGGGATCGGATGTAGTTCCGGCGAGAGGAACCCCCGAGCCGGGCGAAGGCAAATAATCCGTTCAATCGGACGCCCGTGGCGGAGGTGTTCCTCCGGTGCAAGGACGAGCCAGGGACCGCACTAGCCAAGCGCCTGACAGGCCGGCCCCATCAATGCACGCCGATCTGGCGAATGCCAACGTGCAGGGGGGATTCGTCAAGAATCCGGCGCAGGCGCGTCGGCGCTGTGGGAGCGACAGCCATTGGGCCCAAGCGTGCACCGGACGCACTTTAACATACTGCTGAAGGTGCGGCAATGTAGGCGTGCTGACCTGGCAGTGCTGTAAGCGAGCGGGAAACGCACCGCGACCCACGCCTCGGAGGGCAGTGCCGGGGTCGCAAGAGGAGGCCCCTAGAACCTAGTCGGCGGAGTAAAGAGGAGGAGGTGCAACTCACAGCCAGGGTGATGATCGCAGGGAGCGAGTGGAAGGCGACGGTAGATACGGGGGCCACAAGAAGCTTCATCAGTTGCGAACTGGCGGATAAGCTGTGGGGAGTTGGCCGCGAGGAGGTGACGCGGAAACGAGTACGACTAGCGAACGGCCACAGCCAGGAGGTCAAAAcgcagctggaggtggagatgGCCTTCGGAGACAAGGTGGTGCTGATGGCGCTGCTCGTTCTGCCGGGCGTGATCGACTCACTGGTTCTCGGATGGGATTTCCTTGCCGCGGTCGGAGCAGAGGTGACCTGTGCGGAGCAGAGGTGATATGTGGAGGaaaggaagaggagaaacTGTCCGTAGCAGAAGTGGAGAGAGCTCAGACAGACGAGAAGAGGCTGGAAGAGACACCAATGGAGGAAGGGAACAAAGAAGTGTGGCGGGACAACGAAGTAGAAGCGTTTCTGGCTCAGGAATTGGCCGAATTCGCAAACATGGAGGGGACTTTAAATGTGGCTGTGCACACGATTACGATGAGAGACGCACACCCAATCAGGCAGAGGTACTACATAAAGAACCCAAAAATGCAGGCCGAAATCGACAAGAAAGTGGACGAACTGCTCAAGCTAGGATGCAATGATTCCTCCCGGAGCCCTGTGTGTTGACTTTAGACAGATCAACGCAAGGTCTATCAAGGATGCCTACCCTATGCCACGCATTGACTACATTTTGGACCAGCTGCGGGAGGCACGTTTTATCAGCAGCCTGGATTTGAAGGACGGATATTGGCAGATACCGTTGGACAAGGCCAGCAGGCAGTTCACGGCATTCACCATGCCCGGGAAGGGTCTgtttcaatggaaaataatgCCATTCGGATTACATTCCGCGTCAGCAACTTTC containing:
- the LOC117900259 gene encoding uncharacterized protein LOC117900259; this encodes MAKLVTYIFIVSSVVLWYLLLFDGSRGVEATNGHGSQLEGRDFHHHGGSHHIRRNINHCWRRYDGYNLQNTIVNKKEQLKKPYGILCNFKCTWFFTTSFPTCEFIYDYKLSCVLFTSLPDCTTVKCTLLNYFS